The window GCGGTTGATCCGCCCGCCGGCGTCGGTGAACATTCTTGCTGCGGCATCGTCGTGGCGGGGCTCGGCATGTCCGGGCGTCTTAACGTGCTGGCGGATTGTTCGGTGGAAGGCGAAACGCCGGCCGGCTGGGCCCGCGCCGTGGTCGCCGCCTTTCGCCGCCACGAGGCGGATCGGGTGGTGGCGGAGGTCAATCAGGGCGGAGAGATGGTGCGCGCCATGCTGCAGAGCATCGACGCCAACCTGCCGCTGACGCTGGTGCGGGCGAGCCGCGGCAAATTTACCCGCGCCGAGCCGGTTGCCGCACTCTACGAGCAGGGCAGGGTGCGCCACACCGCGCGGTTTGAAAAGCTGGAAGACCAGATGACGGATTTCGGCCCCGACGGCCTATCCTCCGGGCGCTCGCCGGACCGGCTGGATGCGCTCGTCTGGGCGATAACGGCGCTGACGACGATGGTGGTGAGTGAACCGAAGGTGCGGGGCATGTGAGGACGGTGATTATTGGCTCCCGCGAATGAAAGCCAATTACCGGTCGAGCGGATGCCCCCGGCTTCTTCTCCCCGAGTGGGGAAAAGGTGGCGCGCAGCGCCGGATGAGGGGCCACGGTCAAGATGTGCTGAGAGAGTAGAGAGATGCGGAGAGCTTGCCCCCTCATCTGACCCTTCGGGCCATCTTCTCCCCGGCGGGGAGAAGAAAAGCCGAGGCACCGTCAACGCCCATTTCGGGCGTCTGGCCGGTCTTATTTCTTCGGGGATTGCGCCGGTTTCGGCTGGGAGCCGGTTTCACGCATCTGGCGCCACTCGTTCTCGAGACGGTCATAAACGTTCTGGGGGATTGTCGCTGTCATTGTGGCATTCCTCCTTGAATGATCGCCGCTGCTGAATTGCGCGGTGAGTGGAGTTAGCGCGCCAAGCTTCGGGAATTCAAGGAATTTTTTACCTCAAAACCGCGGCCTCCGGATTAAAATCGATTAAGGTTTTTTCAAATCGATTTAGTCCTGACGGCCGTCATGTGGAAAAACCGGATGTTAAGGCATCCCCGATTTTCAGGAGCCGGATTGGTCTGTGACGAGGTGCGATTCTTAGCGTCGGCGCGGATTGAACCGGGGCGGACCAGATGATAACCCGTTACTCGCACGCCGAAGGCGCAATTGAGTTTTGCATGACAGGTGACACCGTGATCCGCCATATCGTCTTTTTCACCGTTCCCGAGGAAAATCGCGACGCCGTGCGCCGGGGCCTTTCCGGGCTTACCGCCATACCGCATTCGCTGAAGCTGGAAATCGGCGAAAACGTGAAGAAGGATCAATGGGGCAATTCGGTCGATTTCATCGTTTATGGCGAGTTCGAAAATGAGGCGGCGCTGGCGGCCTATAAGGCCGATCCCGCCTATGATCTTTCCACCCGCACCGTGAAACCGCTGCGCGAGACCCGCATTGCCGCCGATTTCAACAGCGATACGGCGGTGAAAGCGCCGATCCGGTAATTTGCTTTCACCTGCGAAAGTGGGAGCACGCATCCGCACGTAGTCTGCTGAAAATGTGCGCAAACCTTTCCTCCGTCATGCCGGACTGGATCCGGCATCCAGCCGAGGCGGCTCTCGCGCGGCGACAGGAGTCTTTTCAGCCCAAGGACTTGGGCTGGCTGGACCCCGGATCTCGTCCGGGGTGACGGCATAAGGACGCTGTACGCCGTCAAACCAAGGACAACTCCATGCGATTTCCTTTCTCCCTGCCGTGGCTGCGCCCGGCGGATGGCAAAGCTGTGCCTGAAAGCCAGAAAATGGCTGGTGGCTTCATGGCGGTGGCGGTGCAGGGCGGGCAGGCCTTCTGGTCCGGCCGGTCCTATGCGGCGCTCGCGCGCGAAGGCTTCATGAAAAACCCCGTGGCGCATCGCGCCGCCCGCATGGTGGCGGAAACATCCGCCGCGGTCAGCTGGCTGCTTTATGATGGCGACGAGGAGTTGGCCGATCACCCGCTTTTGGCGCTGCTTTCCAGACCGAGCGCCCATATGGGCGGGCCGGATTTCTTCGAAGCGCTTTATGGTCACCTCATGCTGGCCGGAAATGCCTATATCGAGCCGTTAATGGTGGGCGAACGACTGCGTGAGCTGCATCTGTTGAGGCCCGACCGGGTCAGCATCGTCGAAGGGCCTGATGGCTGGCCAGTGGGCTACGATTACCGTGCCGAGGGCCGCGCCATCAGGCGCATTGCCAGCGACCGTGACGGGCTGGGCCTGCTGCACCTGAAACTTTTTCACCCGCTGGACGACAGGGCGGGTTTTGCGCCGCTTGCTTCCGCAGGCGCCGCTCTCGATCTGCACAATGCCGCGAGCCAGTGGAACAAGCGCCTGCTCGACAATTCCGCCCGGCCTTCCGGCGCGCTGATCTATCAGCCGAAAGAAGGCGGCAATCTTTCCACCGAGCAATATGAACGGCTGAAACGGGAGCTGGAAGAGGGCTATCAGGGCGCGATGAATGCCGGCCGGCCGCTTCTTCTGGAGGGCGGGCTGGACTGGAAGGCCATGGGGCTTTCGCCCCGCGACATGGATTTTCTGGAGGCGCGCAACGGTGCCGCACGCGATATAGCGCTTGCTCTCGGCGTGCCGCCGATGCTGATCGGCATTCCCGGCGACAATACCTATGCCAATTACCAGGAGGCGAACCGCGCCTTTTATCGTCTCACCGTACTGCCGCTCGTTTATCGCACGGCGGCAAGGCTGTGCGGCTGGCTCGCGCCGGTCTTCGGCGCGGGGCTGCGCCTGGAGCCCGATCTCGACCGGATCGCCGGCCTCTCCGGCGAGCGGGATGCGCTCTGGGCTCGCATCGGCGCGGCCTCGTTCCTGAGCGACGAAGAAAAGCGCGAAGCCGTCGGTTACTGATCACGGCCGGGGAGGGCGAAGCTGCACCTTCCCTGATGAATCAATTTCTGAAGAAGCGGAATCTCTCCGTGAGACTTTCCGTCCAAGCGATTCCGAAGATTCGTAAAATCATCCATCGCGGGCGCGCAAAGAGCGCCTGCGGGCGACGCGGCGCGTCCGCCCGATAACCACATCCTAGAACGGAATGATTACCCATGTCTGAATTCGCCAATGAGGCCGGCATCTGGGCCGCCCGCATCACCGGCGCCGTGGCGGGCGCGGGTGTGTCGCTCGTTTATCTCCTGCCGAAAAGCAAACGCGAAGCCGCCAGCCGTTTCATCACCGGCGTTTCCTGCGGCATGATCTTCGGCGGCCCGGTTGGCCTGTGGATCGTGCAGCAGCTCGATATTGCCGGTGCGCTTTCAGGCCATGAGATCATGGTGGCGGGCTCGGCCGCCGCCAGCATGGTGGCCTGGTGGGGGCTTGGCCTGCTGGTGCGTGTGGCCGACCGTTACAACGCCCGTCCCCGCACCTAGCCTCCACACGGCCCCCCTTTTCCCCATTGCAGGAGTTACCCATGCACGCCTATCGCGGGCCACGTCCCGCCACGCGCAAATTCGCCAGTCTGGAATTGCGCGGCATATCCGGAGACGGCACGTTTTCCGGTTATGCCAGCGTTTTCGGCGAGGTCGATCTCGGTCGCGACGTGATCGAGCGCGGCGCTTTCCACCGCTCCATCGAGGAACGCGGCGCAGCCGGCATCCGCATGCTTTACCAGCATGATCCGGCCGAGCCGATCGGCGCATGGCGCACCATCCGCGAAGATGAGCGCGGGCTTTACGTCGAGGGGGTTCTCGCCCCCGGCGTCGCCCGTTCCCGTGAGGTCCATTCGCTGATGAAGACGGGCGCGCTGGACGGGCTGTCGATCGGTTTTCGCACCGTACGTTCCAGCAGGGAGGGGCGTTCCGGCAAGGCGGCGCGCTCCGGCGTCCGGCGCATTCTGGAGGCCGATCTGTGGGAAATCTCGGTCGTCACCTTTCCGATGCTGCCTTCGGCACGGGTCTCCGACGTCAAGCATGCCCGCTTCTTCCGCGATCGCGAGACCGAACTGGTGCGCAGCATGCGCCGCGCCGCGCGCTCGCTTTTCGACACCGCCTTCAAACGCTGATTTTCCAACAGATACTTCCGACACAAGGATGGCGACATGACAGACCAGACCACCAAACCGGCCGCAATGACGGTCGCGCCGCAGATAAAGGCGGTGCCCGACACCATAACGGCCGCCTTCGACGAATTCATGGAAGCCTTCGAGGCTTTCCGCGACACCAACGATCAGCGGCTTGCCGATATCGAACGCAAGATGGGCGCCGACGTCGTGACCCGCGACAAGCTCGACCGCATCGACAAGGCGCTGGACGACAACCGCAGGATCATGGACGATCTGGCACTGAAGAAGGCGCGGCCCGCTCTCGGCCGCAAGGAAGCGCTCTCCCATGACGCGGATGAACACAAGGCCGCTTTCGAGGCCTATATCCGCCGGGGTGAGGAGGGCGCGCTGCGCGATCTGGAGGCCAAGGCCTTTGCCGGATCGACCGGCGCCGATGGCGGTTTTCTGCTGCCGAGCGAGACGGATGGCGAGATCGGCCGGCGCATGACGGCGATTTCGCCGATCCGGGCGCTCGCAACCGTGCGGCAGGTGTCCACCGCGGTATTGAAAAAACCCTTTTCGCCTGGAGGGTTTGCCACCGGCTGGGTCTCCGAAACGGCGGCTCGCCCGGAGACGACGACGCCGAAGCTCTCCGAGCTTTCCTTTCCGACCATGGAACTTTACGCCATGCCGGCCGCCACACAGGGCCTGCTGGATGATGCGGCGGTCGATATCGAGACCTGGATCGCTTCGGAGGTGGACATTGCCTTTGCCGAACAGGAGGCTGCCGCCTTCGTCACCGGTGACGGCGTCAACAAACCGAAAGGTTTCCTGTCCTATACGGCCGTCACCAACGATAGCTGGAGCTGGGGCAATATTGGTTACGTGGCAACCGGCGTTTCGGCCGGCTTTGCCTCCGCCGGGCCGATGGATGTGCTGCTGGATACCGTCTATGGGCTGAAGGCCGGCCATCGCCAGAACGGCAACTTCGTGATGAACCGCAAGACGCAGGCGGCGCTGCGCCGCTTCAAGGATACGACCGGCGCCTATCTGTGGCATCCGCCTGCCGCCGCCGGCCAGCCTGCCTCGCTGATGGGCTTTCCGGTGGTGGAAGCCGAAGACATGCCCAATGTGGCCGCCAACAGCTTCGCCATCGCTTTTGGCGATTTCCGCGCCGGCTA is drawn from Agrobacterium tumefaciens and contains these coding sequences:
- a CDS encoding Dabb family protein, with the translated sequence MTGDTVIRHIVFFTVPEENRDAVRRGLSGLTAIPHSLKLEIGENVKKDQWGNSVDFIVYGEFENEAALAAYKADPAYDLSTRTVKPLRETRIAADFNSDTAVKAPIR
- a CDS encoding phage portal protein, which codes for MRFPFSLPWLRPADGKAVPESQKMAGGFMAVAVQGGQAFWSGRSYAALAREGFMKNPVAHRAARMVAETSAAVSWLLYDGDEELADHPLLALLSRPSAHMGGPDFFEALYGHLMLAGNAYIEPLMVGERLRELHLLRPDRVSIVEGPDGWPVGYDYRAEGRAIRRIASDRDGLGLLHLKLFHPLDDRAGFAPLASAGAALDLHNAASQWNKRLLDNSARPSGALIYQPKEGGNLSTEQYERLKRELEEGYQGAMNAGRPLLLEGGLDWKAMGLSPRDMDFLEARNGAARDIALALGVPPMLIGIPGDNTYANYQEANRAFYRLTVLPLVYRTAARLCGWLAPVFGAGLRLEPDLDRIAGLSGERDALWARIGAASFLSDEEKREAVGY
- a CDS encoding HK97 family phage prohead protease, translating into MHAYRGPRPATRKFASLELRGISGDGTFSGYASVFGEVDLGRDVIERGAFHRSIEERGAAGIRMLYQHDPAEPIGAWRTIREDERGLYVEGVLAPGVARSREVHSLMKTGALDGLSIGFRTVRSSREGRSGKAARSGVRRILEADLWEISVVTFPMLPSARVSDVKHARFFRDRETELVRSMRRAARSLFDTAFKR
- a CDS encoding phage major capsid protein encodes the protein MTDQTTKPAAMTVAPQIKAVPDTITAAFDEFMEAFEAFRDTNDQRLADIERKMGADVVTRDKLDRIDKALDDNRRIMDDLALKKARPALGRKEALSHDADEHKAAFEAYIRRGEEGALRDLEAKAFAGSTGADGGFLLPSETDGEIGRRMTAISPIRALATVRQVSTAVLKKPFSPGGFATGWVSETAARPETTTPKLSELSFPTMELYAMPAATQGLLDDAAVDIETWIASEVDIAFAEQEAAAFVTGDGVNKPKGFLSYTAVTNDSWSWGNIGYVATGVSAGFASAGPMDVLLDTVYGLKAGHRQNGNFVMNRKTQAALRRFKDTTGAYLWHPPAAAGQPASLMGFPVVEAEDMPNVAANSFAIAFGDFRAGYLVVDRTGVRILRDPYSAKPYVLFYTTKRVGGGMQNFEAIKLVKFGVN